AAGTATTTTCTCTGGTTCCCTGCTGGATGGCTTCCCCGGAGGCAGTATCGGCTATTTTTCCAATGCAGGAGTCTCTTTTTGACTTGGTTATTTTTGATGAAGCTTCTCAATGCTATGCTGAGTATGGGCTACCGGCTGCTTTTCGCGGGCAGCAAGTGGTAGTAACAGGCGATAGTAAGCAACTTTCGCCCAGTGACCTTTATAAAATCCGCTTTGAAGACAAAGGAGAGGAAGAAGAGTATTCGGCGGCATTGGAAATAGAGTCGTTGCTGGATCTGGCAGCCCAATCACTGGACCAGTATCAACTCACGGGACATTACCGGAGCCTCTCCCTGGATCTGATCGATTTTTCCAACCGGAATTTTTATAAAGACACATTAAAACTGCTCCCGGATTTTCGTAAAATCAACGATAGCGAGCCGGGGATCCAATATATCAAAACAGATGGTATCTGGAAGAATAATACCAATCTGATCGAAATTGAAAAGGTTATAGAACTGGTGAAGGAGCTGGGACAAACAGGCAAAAGCCTGGGCGTAGTGACATTCAATTTTTACCAGCAGCAAGCCATTCAGGACGGACTGGAAAGAGACGGGGTCGAGGCTAAGGATCTGTTTGTCAAGAATATTGAAAATGTGCAGGGAGACGAGCGGGACATCATTATATTTTCAATGGGTTATGCGCCCGATGAAAAGGGAAAGCTGTCGATGCAGTTTGGTAGCCTCAACATGCAAGGTGGCGAAAACAGGCTGAATGTAGCTGTTACCAGGGCGAGAGAACGTATTTATTTCGTGACCAGCCTATGGCCCTTACAGCTTCAAACGGACCAGACAGCCAATGCAGGCCCTAAAATGTTGAAGGCATATCTGGAATATGCATTGGAGGTTTCAGAAGGCAAATTTCAGCCGGTACCGGTTTCAACAAGGCAGTTCAGAACAGACTGGCTACTGAAAGATAGGTTGCTAAGCCAGAAACACGGTTACGAGAAAGAGCTTCCATTTGGCGACCTTACTGTAAAAGAAGAAGGGGTATATAAAGGTTTGGTCCTGACGGACGACGATCTGTATCATCACAGTAAATCGTCCAAAGAACCCCACGCTTATTTACCCCTTCTTTTGCAACTGAAAAACTGGCCTTTCAGGCGTGTTTACAGCCGCGAATTCTGGTCAGACACGCTGAACCAGCATATATTATAATTCCTTGATACGGATGTTTCTGTAAGAAACTTTGTTGCCGTGATCCTGCAATGCGATTTTTCCTTTGGCTGAAACACCAAAACCTTCCCAAGTCTTGAATTTACTGTTAGCGATCAGCTTTTCCAGCTCCGGGCCTGCCGATGGGAAATCAACGACTTTCTTGCCATTAAGCCAGCTCTCGCCGTGGCCTCCTTTGATGATAATCTTCGCTTTGTTCCATTCTCCGGCAGGTTTTACAGCTGTCATATCAGTAGGAGGCAACATATCGTATAGCGAACCTGATTTGTGGTTACCATTTTTGCCAGCTTTTGAATCAGGGTGTTTCTCGTCATCCAAAACCTGAATTTCAGGACCTGTTGAGTATGGGCAGCAATATTTTTTATCTTCAATCACATGGTAAATGATACCACTGTTGCCGCCCTCGGAAATTTTCCATTCCAATTCCAGCTCGAAATCGCCGTATTCTTTGTCAGTTACGAGGTCTTTTCCTCCTTTTTCAGCCAATACGATTGCATTGTCTTCAATTTTCCATTGAGGCAAAACTTTGTCGGACTGCCAGCTATGCCAGCCGTTGAGGCTTTTACCGTCAAACAAGCTAACCCATTTTCCTTTATTCTGTGCTTCTGCATTGTTTCCGCATAAAGCCAAAGTAATCAATGCGATAACAGATGCTTTGCCGAAGGCTTGCCATTTTGTGCAATTCATGTCTTATTTGTTAAAAGTTTTTGGAACACAATATTAAGTACTTTTAGGCTTCTAAATACTTATTTTGGCCGAAAGTTAAGAGGTGAAGACATTAGCTGTCGGTCTTCAATGTTTCAATTTTAACCCACATATTTATGTCGTCCATATTTTCAAAAATTGTAAAAGGAGAAATCCCTTGCCATAAAATAGCTGAGAATGAAGACTACCTGGCATTTCTGGATGTGTTCCCGATAGCAGTTGGGCACACATTGGTCATTCCAAAAAAGGAGATAGATTATCTTTTTGATCTGGATGATGAAATGTACAGCGGCTTGTTTCTTTTTGCCAAAAGCATTGTCCCCGCTCTTGAAAAAACAGTACCGTGCCTGCGGATAGGGGTAAGTGTGATTGGGTTGGAGGTTCCTCATGCACATGTACATTTACT
The genomic region above belongs to Dyadobacter pollutisoli and contains:
- a CDS encoding 3-keto-disaccharide hydrolase, whose protein sequence is MNCTKWQAFGKASVIALITLALCGNNAEAQNKGKWVSLFDGKSLNGWHSWQSDKVLPQWKIEDNAIVLAEKGGKDLVTDKEYGDFELELEWKISEGGNSGIIYHVIEDKKYCCPYSTGPEIQVLDDEKHPDSKAGKNGNHKSGSLYDMLPPTDMTAVKPAGEWNKAKIIIKGGHGESWLNGKKVVDFPSAGPELEKLIANSKFKTWEGFGVSAKGKIALQDHGNKVSYRNIRIKEL
- a CDS encoding HIT family protein, which translates into the protein MSSIFSKIVKGEIPCHKIAENEDYLAFLDVFPIAVGHTLVIPKKEIDYLFDLDDEMYSGLFLFAKSIVPALEKTVPCLRIGVSVIGLEVPHAHVHLLPLNSMSDADFSKKIKISQEELASLAERIRANL